The Dermacentor albipictus isolate Rhodes 1998 colony chromosome 2, USDA_Dalb.pri_finalv2, whole genome shotgun sequence genome has a segment encoding these proteins:
- the LOC135903214 gene encoding uncharacterized protein has product MFSHKHLGYHLEKNAACAVGPHSMLFLPFHAISKKLHGAAMEAVSQNLELARKVTKDAVDGGDVPVMFDGTWQKRGHKSHNGVGTAVSLDTGLCLDFEVLSNYCLACSIHKDMGDDDEVWQAFHRPVCEKNTECSSHAMEPEAAVRIWQRTLSYETPLRFTSFLSDGDSKAFTAVCGAEVYGDTVIEKEECTNHVAKRLGTALRKMTTPLPRGEKLTVAAIQKLQTYYQIAITNNKGSVRSMYTAIWASYFHCCSSDGASSHKFCPAEPNSWCKHRRAEALGEPTPRHTPLLTKAQGLAIMPIYKRLTDEKLLARCLHGKTQNAAESLNSKIWLLCPKTKFASRTSVETATAIAVLWYNKDHAGFEEVLQEIGVLPPEELVTHSDHSDDMRVKKMNLKRTAEARAHRRSAVKRACTEETNSRSREGPSYSAGAF; this is encoded by the coding sequence ATGTTCTCACACAAACATCTAGGTTAtcacctagaaaaaaatgcagCTTGTGCAGTGGGTCCACATTCCATGCTATTTCTGCCATTCCATGCTATTTCTAAGAAGCTCCATGGTGCTGCAATGGAAGCTGTTAGCCAAAACTTGGAACTGGCGCGAAAAGTCACGAAAGACGCCGTTGACGGCGGCGATGTGCCAGTCATGTTTGACGGCACTTGGCAAAAAAGGGGCCATAAAAGCCACAACGGAGTGGGCACAGCTGTTTCCCTGGACACAGGTCTTTGCTTGGACTTTGAAGTCCTTTCAAATTACTGTCTTGCTTGCAGTATCCACAAGGAcatgggtgatgatgatgaggtatGGCAAGCCTTTCATCGTCCTGTATGTGAAAAAAACACCGAATGTTCATCCCATGCAATGGAACCTGAAGCAGCAGTGCGCATATGGCAGAGGACTTTGTCATACGAGACCCCACTGCGCTTCACAAGCTTCTTGAGTGATGGGGACAGCAAAGCCTTTACTGCCGTCTGTGGGGCTGAGGTGTACGGTGACACTGTCATCGAAAAAGAAGAGTGCACCAACCACGTTGCAAAACGCCTAGGCACTGCTCTGCGAAAAATGACAACGCCACTGCCACGAGGTGAAAAGCTAACGGTCGCAGCCATCCAGAAACTGCAGACATACTACCAAATAGCCATAACAAATAACAAGGGCAGTGTGCGCAGCATGTACACTGCTATATGGGCCTCATATTTTCATTGTTGCTCCAGTGATGGGGCCAGCAGCCACAAATTTTGCCCTGCTGAACCAAATTCCTGGTGCAAACATAGGCGTGCTGAAGCACTGGGGGAGCCTACACCACGCCACACCCCCTTGTTGACAAAAGCTCAGGGCTTGGCAATTATGCCTATATATAAGCGCCTTACTGATGAGAAGCTCCTGGCTCGGTGCCTTCATGGCAAGACGCAAAACGCAGCAGAGTCACTCAACAGCAAGATATGGCTGCTGTGTCCAAAAACAAAATTTGCTTCCCGGACATCTGTGGAGACAGCCACGGCTATTGCCGTGCTGTGGTACAATAAAGACCATGCGGGCTTTGAAGAAGTCCTACAAGAGATTGGAGTACTTCCCCCAGAAGAGTTGGTCACACATAGCGACCATTCTGATGACATGCGCGTAAAGAAAATGAACTTGAAGCGAACCGCAGAAGCAAGGGCGCACCGTCGTAGCGCAGTGAAAAGGGCTTGCACCGAGGAGACCAACAGTAGGAGCCGGGAAGGGCCAAGCTACAGTGCAGGAGCATTCTAG
- the LSm1 gene encoding U6 snRNA-associated Sm-like protein LSm1: MTLFYLPGTASLLEELDKKLLVFLRDGRTLIGYLRSIDQFANLVLHQTIERIHVGKQYGDIPRGIFVIRGDNVVLLGEIDEDKEKDADLEEVSVEDILEVQRIEADAKQELEKQRAKAMKDRGMHYHQEITHDDY, from the coding sequence ATGACGCTCTTCTACTTGCCCGGTACGGCGAGCCTCCTCGAGGAGCTCGACAAGAAGCTTCTCGTGTTTCTCCGCGACGGACGCACCCTGATCGGTTACCTACGGAGCATCGACCAGTTCGCCAACTTGGTCCTGCACCAGACCATCGAGAGGATACACGTGGGCAAGCAGTACGGCGACATTCCTCGGGGCATCTTCGTCATTCGCGGCGACAACGTCGTGCTGCTGGGCGAGATCGACGAAGACAAGGAGAAGGACGCCGACCTCGAAGAAGTGAGCGTCGAGGACATACTCGAGGTGCAGCGCATCGAAGCGGACGCCAAGCAGGAGCTCGAGAAGCAGAGGGCGAAGGCAATGAAGGACAGGGGAATGCACTACCACCAGGAGATTACTCACGACGATTACTGA